From the Candidatus Dadabacteria bacterium genome, the window GCTATCTTCCCGGATTCGATTGAGTTTCTGAGGGTGACGGCGGGGAATTCCTGACCTATCAGGTCTTCGAAAGTCTGGGGGCGCCACTTGCGGGCGAGTACTCTATATGCCATTTTATTAAAACCAGCGACCAGGTATCCGTAACGCACGGAGGTTTTTGCTACCGTTGCTCCCTTCCGGGCCTGGCGGGGTTCGCAAGCCCCAGTCGTACGGGCCCGGCCACTGGATTGCATTCTCCAAACATATGAACCATCGCGACTCGGTAGGTAATCAATCTACACAAAAACGGCTTTTTTAGAAATGCGCGGTCGGGAATTTCGTTCTATATCAGGGGAAAATGGTACAATGTTACGGTTGGCGGATCTCCCTCGCAATGCCTTTTTACTTGGATTGTTTATTTCCCTGCAAGGCTTCACTTGCATTGAACAAAAGATAAATAAGATTTTAATAAACCATCTGTATATAAAATCGTGGGATACTATAAGTAAAAGTCGGAATCAGTTGGAGGTAAAAGCGCATGCATGTAAAAAACATTGACGATATAGAAAGCGAGGTTCTGGAGTCTGCCAATGGCGTTTCAAGGCAGATGCTAATAGGCCCTGAGGAGGGTCCTAATTTCTCTATGAGAAAACTTGTCATCGAACCCGGGGGCGGCATTCCCGCTCATACAAGCGGCGCCGAGCATGAGCAGTATGTTCTTGGCGGCACAGCAAGGGTTGGAATCGGGGACCAGGTTTACGAGGTCGCAAAGGGCGACGTGGTGTTTATCCCCGCCGGAGAGCCGCACTGGTATGAAGCTTACGGAGAGGAACCTTTTGAGCTTCTGTCGGTTTTGCCGAATAAAGACAACGAGATGGTTTTCACAAAATAGCCGCTCCAGAAAAGACAGGAAAGGCTGATGCCCGCTCGTTAAGGTCAGCCGGGACTGCATATAATTCCCTAAATGTCTATGGAACAATCCGTCTTTTCTGTGCTATAATAAAATTATGTATGTAAAGAAAGTTAAAGAAGTAGAGAGTACGATTATCGGAGCAGGGCAGGGTACTTCAAGGCAGGTTCTCATCAGCCCAGAGGAAGGTCCAAATTTCGCGATGAGAAAATTTGTTATGCAGCCTGGAGGTGATATCCCCGCTCATACCAACGCAGTTGAGCATGAGCAGTACGTGCTTGGCGGCAGGGCGAAAATTGGAATCGGAGACGAAGTGTATAACGTCGAGAAGGATGACGTAGTCTTTATTCCTGCCGGGATTCCTCACTGGTATGAAGTTGAGGGTGACGAGCCTTTTGAGTTTCTGTGTCTTGTGCCGAATCTTGAAGACAAGATAGAACTTATTAATAAGTAAGCTTGAAGTTCGGGATTCCCCCCTTTTCAGGGTTCTTTCTTATTTTCTGCGAGCGATGGTTTTGCCCGAACCCGCTGAATCGCTTCGGAGATCCATAGTTTGTTCAATAATGCCTTTCTGAGATAGTCACATACCGGTGTGCTATCGCCTATTCCTGCTGAGCGAAAACCGAGACATGCCGTGCGGTGGGATACTGTCTTTTCTTGATATGGCTTCTGTTGCCACTTTTCCTTGTTTTTTCCATGACGACGGATTATCTTTCGAAATGGCGGAGAGAGTGGGATTCGAACCCACGAGGGAGCGTAAACCCCCTACACGCTTTCCAGGCGTGCACCTTCGGCCACTCGGTCATCTCTCCGTACAGTTTTCTGTTCTAATGACACTACGGAACTGTCGTTTTTTCGGGAGTTTCATAAACAATTTTCCGCAGCTTGTGAAAAACCCTCTCTAGTTTAACAAGAGAATCGGGGTTTGTTAAACTATCAAAATGCCAGAGAAATGGAAGCTTCAAAAGAGCACTCCACTCAACGACTACAGAATTTTTTCGACGAAAAAGAAAAGCACCATCTCGCCCAAAGACGGTACCGTCCACGACTTCTACGTAATGGATGCTCCCGACTGGGTTAACATTATCGCCGTTACGCCCGCCGGTGAAATCGTTTTAATAAAGCAGTTTCGCCACGGCACCGGAGAGATCACGCTTGAGATCCCGGGCGGAATGATCGATCCGGGGGAAAGTCCTGCTGAGTGCGCGCGCAGAGAGCTCCTTGAGGAAACCGGGTTCACCTCCACTCAGTGGGAGCAGATAGGGTGCGTCAGGCCGAACCCGGCCTTCATGTCGAACTCCTGCTTTACCTTCCTTGCATCTGGGTGCGAGCGGACGTCGGAACCGTTTTTTGACACTACAGAAGACATAGAAACCCTGCTTGTCGCTCCGCAGGAAATAAAACGATACATAAGGGAAGGCACCATAGATCACTGCATAGTGATAGCGGCGTTCGGGTTTTACTTTCTCAGGGAGTGATCCTGTTGATTTCTCCGGGTTTAGCGAGAATAATAGTCCCCTATCTTAAGGGCGGGTGGCGGAATAGGTAGACGCGACGGCCTCAAAAGCCGTTGGGCTTTAGCCCGTGAGGGTTCGATTCCCTCTCCGCCCAGAAAAAAGCTTCCGCTTCCCTCTCTCTAAACCTCCGTATCCTCAGTACCTGGCCATTTCCGAGTCGTACTTCTCAGCCCACTCGTCTATGCCGCCCTTCAGGTTCTTAACCTTGCTGAAACCCTGCTCGGCAAGGAAAGTCGCAGCCTTCATGCTTCTCCCACCGTGGTGGCAGTGAACGACTATGTCGTCCTTGGGGTCAAGCTCGTCCGTTCTGTCCTTGAGTTCGCCGAGGGGAATAAGCCTTGAGCCCTCGATATTGCATATCTCGTACTCATGGGGCTCTCTCACGTCGATCAGAACGAAGTTGGCCTCGTTTTCCTTGATAGAGCTGAACTCCTCAACGGTTATCTCCTCGACCTTGGGTTTTTCCTCTTCGACCTCTTCGCCTCGGCCGATACCGCAGAACTCCTGGTAGTCTATGAGTTCGGTCACGGTCGCATTCTCGCCGCAGACGGGGCAGTTGGGATCCTTTCGGAGCTTCAGTATCCTTGGCTCCATGTTGAGGACGTCAATAAAGAGAAGCCTTCCTATAAGGGGTGTTCCCTCGCCGATTATAAGCTTTACGACCTCTGATGCCTGAATGGTTCCCACGACTCCGGGCAGTATTCCCAGCACTCCTCCTTCGGCGCAGCTCGGCACGAGTCCCGGGGGAGGGGGCTCCGGATAGAGACACCTGTAGCAGGGGCCTCTTTTCGCGTCGAACACGCTTACCTGACCCTCGAACCTGAAGATGCTTCCGTAGACGTTTGGAATTCCGAGGAAAACGCAGGCGTCGTTTGTGAGATACCTCGTGGCGAAATTGTCCGTTCCGTCGACGACCACGTCATAGTCTTTCATTATGTCCATGGCGTTGTCCGAATTCAGCATCTCGTTATAGGTAACGATATTGGTATCGGAGTTAAGCTCAAGGAGTCGGTCCCTTGCGGATTCCACCTTGGGAGTGCCAACGGTCTTCTCGCTGTGGATCACCTGCCTTTGCAGGTTGCTGAAATCCACAACGTCGAAGTCCAGTATTCCCAGTGTGCCGACCCCCGCGGCCGCGAGGTATAGAGCAAGCGGAGACCCGAGCCCTCCGGCACCGATACAGAGGACCTTTGAGTTTTTGAGTTTTTTCTGTCCCTCAATGCCGACTTCGGGCATTATAAGGTGCCTGCTGTACCTGGTTATCTCCTGATTGCTCAAGTCCATTTTGAATACCTTCCTTGCGATCTAAAATATTCAGACAGTAAAGTTAGTACATGATTTGCGTATTTTCAAACCGCAAACGCAACTTTCCCGTCAGTTAAAAAACGGGATTTTTCCCCAGGAAACAAAATAACCGGATTCTGAATTCCCTTAGGAAGTCTTTATTACGTTTGTTGCGGTGGGTCCTTTTTTGCCTTGAGTGATCTCAAAGCTTACTTCGTCACCCTCATTGAGAGTCTTGTAACCCTCGCCCTCAATAGCGGTGTAGTGAACGAAAACATCATCCTGCACTTCGTTGGATGTTATAAATCCATAGCCTTTGGAGCTATTAAACCATTTTACAGTTCCCTGCATTTATAATACCTACCTCTAAATTAATATTTGCGGGATTATTCCACACCTCTATTGCTTTGTCAAACTGTATCTCCTCCGTCTCCAGAGAAAATCCTGGGTACGGAGGAGTCCATACAGTAGTCCTCAAAGTGTTTCGCTGTATACCTGCGTGGATCTCAAATCCGCGCAAAGCGAATCCTTAAGCAGGCACAACGTTTGTTGCGGTGGGTCCTTTTTTCCCTTGAGTGATCTCAAAGGTTACTTCGTCGCCTTCATTGAGAGTCTTGTAACCCTCGCCCTCAATAGCGGTGTAATGAACAAAAACATCATCCTGTACTTCGCTGGATGTTATAAATCCATAGCCTTTGGAGCTATTAAACCATTTTACAGTTCCCTGCATTATAATACCTACCTCTAGAAATTTAATATCCGCGGGATTATTCCAGACCTCTATCGCTTTGTCAAACAGAATTTTTCCTTCTGTAGGAAGAATTCTAGGTTAGGAGGAAACTATATAGTGGTTCTCAGAGCTTTTCGCAGTATAATTACGTGCATCTCAAATCCGCACAAAGCGGATTCTTAAGCAGGTATAAAATCAATGGAAGACAGGAAGAAAAAAAGAATCTACATTTTCTGCGTAGCGCTGTTTCTGCTCGGAGGGGGGCTTTTCTTTTATAACGTAGTGAAAAGTTTCACGGGACTCGGCGCGACGCTTAACGAATACGCTTTTCCGGGAAGCCACTCAATCAGGCTTGAGGAAAAAGGGGTTTATTCAATCTACCACCAGTACAAGAGCGCTTTCGATGAAGGAGAGACAGGCGGGGACTCCGTCGATGAGAGCTCGATAGTCGTTTACCTGAGAAAAGCTTCCGACGCGGAAAACGTGGAACTCAAGGTGCCCGATTCTAAGAAAAGGTACAGTTACATGGGAAAGAGGGGAGTGAAGATATTCGAGTTCGAAAACCCCGGGGCGACAGATTACGTGATCCAGTCTTTTACAAGTGTAGCTTCGCAACCACCCCTGTACACATTGGTTGTTGAGCGCGGCTTCGAGATAACAAGG encodes:
- a CDS encoding cold shock domain-containing protein translates to MQGTVKWFNSSKGYGFITSNEVQDDVFVHYTAIEGEGYKTLNEGDEVSFEITQGKKGPTATNVIKTS
- a CDS encoding NUDIX hydrolase; the encoded protein is MPEKWKLQKSTPLNDYRIFSTKKKSTISPKDGTVHDFYVMDAPDWVNIIAVTPAGEIVLIKQFRHGTGEITLEIPGGMIDPGESPAECARRELLEETGFTSTQWEQIGCVRPNPAFMSNSCFTFLASGCERTSEPFFDTTEDIETLLVAPQEIKRYIREGTIDHCIVIAAFGFYFLRE
- the moeB gene encoding molybdopterin-synthase adenylyltransferase MoeB; this translates as MDLSNQEITRYSRHLIMPEVGIEGQKKLKNSKVLCIGAGGLGSPLALYLAAAGVGTLGILDFDVVDFSNLQRQVIHSEKTVGTPKVESARDRLLELNSDTNIVTYNEMLNSDNAMDIMKDYDVVVDGTDNFATRYLTNDACVFLGIPNVYGSIFRFEGQVSVFDAKRGPCYRCLYPEPPPPGLVPSCAEGGVLGILPGVVGTIQASEVVKLIIGEGTPLIGRLLFIDVLNMEPRILKLRKDPNCPVCGENATVTELIDYQEFCGIGRGEEVEEEKPKVEEITVEEFSSIKENEANFVLIDVREPHEYEICNIEGSRLIPLGELKDRTDELDPKDDIVVHCHHGGRSMKAATFLAEQGFSKVKNLKGGIDEWAEKYDSEMARY
- a CDS encoding cold-shock protein; protein product: MMQGTVKWFNSSKGYGFITSSEVQDDVFVHYTAIEGEGYKTLNEGDEVTFEITQGKKGPTATNVVPA
- a CDS encoding cupin domain-containing protein; the encoded protein is MHVKNIDDIESEVLESANGVSRQMLIGPEEGPNFSMRKLVIEPGGGIPAHTSGAEHEQYVLGGTARVGIGDQVYEVAKGDVVFIPAGEPHWYEAYGEEPFELLSVLPNKDNEMVFTK
- a CDS encoding cupin domain-containing protein, with protein sequence MYVKKVKEVESTIIGAGQGTSRQVLISPEEGPNFAMRKFVMQPGGDIPAHTNAVEHEQYVLGGRAKIGIGDEVYNVEKDDVVFIPAGIPHWYEVEGDEPFEFLCLVPNLEDKIELINK